From a region of the Maridesulfovibrio ferrireducens genome:
- a CDS encoding FAD-binding and (Fe-S)-binding domain-containing protein: MPQLGPHISIASEALLSRVLGLNPYDFKGWPENVRTLAESIAAELFLVRYNPFINPELVRKSVSRNLTLARPTLSGEYPQRLTHAVENFWLKHDADIEFRQRLIEKLKEILPDCGISIEPDKLVQSATDATDLRIELPIAVLFPENTAQVRAIVRLANHMQFGIIPRGGGTGLTGGAIPALERTVILSLSKFKKILSVDTKSMTICAQAGVITLDAIKAAAEKNTLFTVDPASKSASSIGGNISENSGGPFAFEYGCTIDNIQSYKMVMPKGDLIEVFRKDHPRHKIFSDESATFEVFDAKGKLLDTLTLSADEIRSPGLGKDVSNKFLGGLPGVQKEGVDGIITEACFTLYPQPASSRTLCLEFFGRSMRNAMLVIKDIVALRDTIREEGDLVKISALEEFGPKYVQAIKYEKKSVNYEGDPISVLIIQLDSDDDDALQTAVDNILSIVQPYDSVDIFAARDDKEAELFWEDRHKLSAIAKRTSGFKVNEDIVIPLEVIPIFSDFLEDLNLIYLAKIYRRSLLAVKELSGFPIEEPKVEQALERTTNILKGTIDGTEMSDQELESQVHYIFQELREEFPKLDSKIDKIFQKLKAQRIVIANHMHAGDGNCHVNIPVNSNDPDMLHSAHEAVDDVFKKVLELNGEVSGEHGIGITKIDYLSEEKITAIRKYKEIVDPLNILNPGKLTRRELPSESYTFSFNRLINDLDKTAIKDKEHLIELLRNIQTCTRCGKCKQVCPMYYPEQGLMYHPRNKNISLGALIEAIYYSQVQRGEPSPDLMTRLRKLMEHCTACGRCTSVCPVKIDSAGAALQIRSFLEYKGTGGHPVKNAALGFIAKDPQSRLPKVAKFLSLSASLQSKALGLIPGHWRRRMESPILHSQTPAMDFKNLSEDLSLETGSMFMNSTSAPDSVFYFPGCGASLFSRNIGMATLYLLLKSGVNVVMPAKHLCCGYPLLSSGCVEAFNTNRHRNISDIQYKIAKAHIAGMDISTIITACGTCREAIESYDFTQEVGKKLKRCDAVQYLLTNPGNLDFHGLPANEEVIYHASCHTEWTDIPKSKAPVIYKQALESILGSKIILSPGCCGESGLGAISSPAIYNKLRDRKATQLERDLHAQDKKTPVLVGCPSCKVGIKRNMTTLKKHNRVLHTAEYIAELMGGPKWRKEFKKMLEKAQRQDGIVFLKP, encoded by the coding sequence ATGCCTCAATTAGGTCCACATATTTCTATTGCATCCGAAGCCCTCCTTTCGAGAGTGCTCGGCTTAAATCCATACGACTTTAAAGGCTGGCCTGAAAATGTCCGCACACTCGCTGAAAGCATTGCTGCGGAACTTTTTCTAGTACGCTACAACCCATTCATAAATCCTGAACTGGTTCGCAAGAGTGTTTCCAGAAACCTGACCCTCGCCCGCCCGACTCTCTCCGGTGAATACCCGCAGAGACTCACCCACGCGGTCGAAAATTTCTGGCTTAAACATGATGCTGACATTGAATTCAGACAAAGGCTTATCGAAAAGCTCAAAGAAATTCTGCCGGATTGCGGCATCAGCATTGAACCGGATAAACTGGTACAGTCCGCAACAGATGCCACAGACTTAAGAATTGAACTGCCTATCGCAGTGCTTTTCCCGGAAAATACCGCGCAGGTTCGTGCAATTGTCCGTCTGGCAAATCATATGCAATTCGGCATTATTCCTCGCGGCGGCGGAACCGGACTAACAGGTGGAGCCATTCCCGCACTGGAACGGACTGTCATTCTTTCGCTTTCAAAATTCAAAAAGATTTTAAGCGTTGATACAAAATCAATGACTATCTGCGCTCAGGCCGGTGTAATCACCCTTGACGCAATCAAGGCTGCGGCGGAGAAAAACACTCTCTTTACCGTTGACCCTGCTTCCAAATCTGCATCCTCAATCGGCGGTAATATTTCTGAGAACTCAGGTGGACCTTTTGCCTTTGAATACGGTTGTACTATAGACAATATTCAAAGCTACAAAATGGTTATGCCTAAGGGAGACCTTATTGAAGTCTTCCGTAAGGATCACCCCCGCCACAAGATTTTCAGTGATGAGTCAGCTACGTTTGAAGTCTTTGATGCCAAAGGAAAACTTCTCGACACTCTGACTCTGTCTGCTGATGAAATCCGCAGCCCGGGACTGGGAAAAGACGTTTCCAACAAATTCCTCGGCGGACTGCCCGGTGTACAGAAAGAAGGCGTGGACGGGATCATAACTGAAGCCTGCTTCACTCTTTACCCACAACCGGCAAGCTCCCGTACACTATGTCTTGAATTCTTCGGACGCTCCATGCGCAACGCGATGCTTGTTATCAAGGATATCGTTGCATTACGCGATACAATCCGTGAGGAAGGAGATCTTGTAAAGATTTCTGCCCTTGAGGAATTCGGACCTAAATATGTACAGGCTATCAAATACGAAAAGAAATCTGTAAACTATGAAGGCGACCCGATTTCTGTCCTCATAATTCAGCTTGATTCTGACGATGATGACGCGTTGCAGACTGCCGTGGATAACATTCTTTCTATTGTACAGCCCTACGACTCCGTAGACATTTTCGCAGCCCGCGATGATAAAGAAGCTGAGCTTTTCTGGGAAGACAGACACAAGCTGTCCGCCATTGCAAAGCGCACTTCCGGCTTTAAAGTTAACGAAGATATTGTTATTCCGCTTGAGGTTATCCCAATTTTTTCAGACTTTCTGGAAGATCTCAACCTTATCTATCTGGCTAAAATTTATCGCCGTTCCCTGCTGGCCGTAAAAGAGCTCTCAGGATTCCCGATTGAAGAACCTAAAGTAGAACAGGCTCTGGAAAGAACCACCAACATCCTGAAAGGAACCATCGACGGCACAGAGATGAGTGATCAGGAACTGGAAAGTCAGGTTCACTACATTTTCCAGGAACTGCGTGAAGAATTCCCTAAACTTGACTCGAAGATCGATAAGATTTTCCAGAAACTCAAAGCACAGCGCATCGTCATTGCTAACCACATGCATGCCGGAGACGGAAACTGCCATGTGAATATTCCGGTTAATTCAAATGACCCGGACATGTTGCACAGCGCACACGAAGCTGTCGATGACGTTTTCAAAAAGGTTCTTGAATTGAACGGTGAAGTTTCCGGTGAACACGGAATCGGTATCACTAAAATTGATTACCTATCTGAAGAAAAAATTACTGCAATCAGAAAATATAAAGAGATCGTGGACCCGCTGAACATTCTCAATCCGGGCAAACTGACCCGTCGGGAACTTCCTTCTGAGTCATACACATTCTCGTTCAACAGGCTTATCAATGATCTGGATAAAACCGCGATTAAAGATAAGGAACATCTGATTGAACTTCTGCGCAACATTCAAACCTGCACTCGCTGCGGAAAATGCAAGCAAGTCTGCCCCATGTATTATCCTGAACAGGGACTTATGTACCATCCGAGAAATAAAAATATCTCTCTTGGCGCACTGATTGAGGCAATTTACTATTCTCAGGTTCAGCGCGGAGAACCATCTCCTGATCTTATGACAAGACTCAGGAAACTTATGGAGCACTGCACAGCCTGTGGACGCTGTACTTCTGTCTGCCCTGTCAAAATTGATTCAGCCGGAGCTGCTCTGCAAATCAGAAGTTTCCTTGAATATAAAGGAACCGGAGGACATCCTGTTAAAAATGCAGCCCTCGGTTTTATTGCGAAAGATCCACAAAGCAGACTGCCAAAGGTCGCCAAGTTTCTATCTCTCTCGGCTTCACTTCAAAGTAAAGCTCTGGGACTTATTCCGGGACACTGGCGCAGGCGCATGGAATCTCCCATACTGCACAGCCAAACTCCTGCGATGGACTTCAAGAATCTCAGCGAAGACCTGTCGCTTGAGACCGGTTCCATGTTTATGAACAGCACTTCCGCACCGGACAGCGTTTTTTACTTCCCCGGATGCGGCGCAAGTCTGTTCTCAAGAAATATCGGAATGGCAACTCTTTACCTGCTGCTCAAATCCGGCGTGAACGTTGTTATGCCGGCTAAGCATCTATGTTGCGGATATCCGCTGCTTTCCAGTGGATGTGTAGAAGCTTTCAATACCAACCGTCACCGCAACATCAGCGACATACAGTATAAAATAGCAAAGGCTCACATAGCTGGAATGGACATTTCCACGATAATCACAGCATGTGGAACCTGTCGCGAAGCCATCGAATCATATGACTTCACTCAGGAAGTCGGCAAAAAACTTAAACGTTGCGATGCTGTCCAATATCTTCTGACCAATCCTGGAAATCTTGATTTCCATGGTTTACCTGCTAATGAAGAAGTTATTTACCATGCTTCATGTCATACTGAATGGACTGACATTCCCAAGTCAAAAGCACCTGTCATTTACAAACAGGCTCTTGAAAGCATCCTCGGCAGCAAGATAATACTTTCTCCCGGCTGCTGTGGCGAATCAGGACTCGGCGCGATATCAAGCCCTGCAATTTACAATAAACTGCGCGACCGCAAGGCTACTCAGTTAGAACGTGACCTTCACGCTCAGGATAAAAAAACGCCTGTTCTAGTAGGTTGTCCTTCTTGTAAAGTTGGAATCAAACGCAATATGACGACACTTAAGAAACACAACAGAGTACTGCACACAGCTGAATATATTGCAGAACTCATGGGTGGCCCGAAGTGGCGCAAAGAATTTAAAAAGATGCTTGAAAAAGCTCAACGCCAAGACGGAATCGTCTTTTTAAAACCATGA
- the ruvX gene encoding Holliday junction resolvase RuvX produces MKTIGIDFGTKRIGIAMTDAEGILAYPFKVIVKTTRDALFSELLEIFETEKVDEIVVGLPLSLDGEDTLTTRQVRNFATSLGRRTTLPIHLVDERLSSVAAEEELKEAGLWNRKRKKNLDSQAAKIILETWQARA; encoded by the coding sequence ATGAAAACTATAGGTATAGATTTCGGAACAAAACGGATCGGGATTGCAATGACTGATGCTGAAGGGATTCTCGCATATCCCTTCAAAGTAATTGTCAAAACCACCCGTGACGCCCTGTTTTCCGAACTTCTTGAAATATTCGAAACAGAGAAGGTCGATGAAATAGTCGTCGGCCTTCCTCTTTCTCTTGACGGAGAAGATACTTTGACCACCCGGCAGGTTCGCAATTTTGCAACCTCATTGGGAAGGCGCACAACTCTTCCCATACATCTCGTCGATGAAAGATTAAGCTCTGTAGCTGCTGAAGAAGAACTCAAGGAGGCAGGACTTTGGAACAGGAAAAGAAAGAAGAATCTGGACAGCCAGGCCGCGAAAATAATTCTGGAAACGTGGCAGGCAAGAGCATAG
- the mltG gene encoding endolytic transglycosylase MltG: protein MEQEKKEESGQPGRENNSGNVAGKSIVLRFVLPSLAIICMVMMVVGSWFIYQSWEFLNIPPESEGREILFTVTPGETLWTVSSKLADSGLVIDSKRFRKLAQAEGQENKVRAGEFNLWTNMTAPQILKTLTTTSGILHKFSVREGLSWWNTAEAAQQSKLTTYADFKKAVFSPELLAKYSIPAQNAEGYLFPETYLLTRPKQDSGLTLVKTMLKEFRKSADKAWNGTLPSPEQIHRTVILASLVEKETGVASERKRIAGVFANRLTRGYLLQADPTIIYGLGETFDGNIRKKHITDKNNPYNSYQHRGLPPGPICSPGLESLKAAINPEKHNFLYFVAKGDGSHYFSKNLNEHNKAVRKFQLRRNKSTYRSYNKTE, encoded by the coding sequence TTGGAACAGGAAAAGAAAGAAGAATCTGGACAGCCAGGCCGCGAAAATAATTCTGGAAACGTGGCAGGCAAGAGCATAGTCCTGCGCTTTGTGCTTCCTTCTCTGGCCATCATCTGCATGGTTATGATGGTTGTAGGTTCATGGTTCATTTATCAGTCATGGGAATTTCTCAATATTCCTCCTGAAAGTGAAGGACGAGAAATACTATTCACAGTCACTCCCGGGGAAACCCTCTGGACTGTTTCCTCCAAACTAGCTGACAGCGGTCTGGTCATAGATTCCAAAAGATTCCGCAAGCTGGCTCAAGCGGAAGGACAGGAAAACAAAGTCAGAGCCGGAGAATTCAATCTCTGGACAAATATGACTGCCCCGCAAATTCTAAAAACACTGACCACTACTTCCGGCATTTTACATAAATTTTCTGTTCGCGAAGGACTTTCGTGGTGGAACACTGCCGAAGCGGCACAGCAATCGAAACTGACAACATATGCTGACTTCAAAAAAGCAGTTTTCAGTCCAGAACTGTTGGCTAAATATTCTATTCCGGCTCAAAATGCTGAAGGCTATCTGTTTCCTGAAACTTATCTGTTGACCCGTCCCAAGCAGGATTCCGGCTTAACGCTAGTTAAAACCATGCTCAAAGAATTTCGCAAGTCCGCAGACAAAGCCTGGAACGGAACTCTTCCTTCGCCCGAACAAATTCATAGAACAGTAATTCTTGCATCGCTGGTAGAAAAAGAAACCGGAGTGGCCTCTGAACGTAAAAGAATTGCTGGAGTTTTTGCTAACCGCCTGACCCGCGGCTACCTTCTGCAAGCAGACCCGACTATCATTTATGGACTGGGTGAAACCTTTGATGGGAATATCCGTAAAAAACATATCACGGATAAAAACAACCCCTATAATTCATACCAGCATCGAGGCCTTCCTCCCGGACCAATATGTTCACCCGGCCTTGAATCATTAAAGGCGGCCATTAACCCTGAAAAACATAACTTCCTCTACTTTGTAGCCAAAGGAGACGGATCACACTATTTCAGCAAAAACCTGAACGAGCACAACAAAGCTGTCAGAAAGTTTCAGTTACGCCGTAACAAAAGCACTTACAGATCATATAATAAAACTGAATAA
- a CDS encoding response regulator yields MSKILVIDDEKATLNMFKMLLSVYGHEVLTAENGEIGIELFDTEKPDLVMTDIKMPGVDGLQVLGRIKAMSPEAEVIVITGHGDMELAIKALNLDATDFLNKPVKREDLEKALQLSAERRKFVSGKRDDVQLNLEDEIAVINVIGSLTSKSDGSIHDVFDEALSSGRKDILMIFQEKTSINGGGMDSLIKGVEKVRSRGCNLYIAGLSDNFHAVFDSMGISSMASMYDTEAEARANI; encoded by the coding sequence GTGAGTAAAATTTTGGTGATTGATGACGAGAAAGCAACTCTAAACATGTTTAAGATGTTGCTTTCCGTTTATGGTCATGAGGTTCTGACCGCTGAAAACGGCGAAATAGGAATAGAGCTTTTTGATACTGAGAAGCCGGATTTAGTAATGACCGACATCAAAATGCCCGGAGTGGATGGTCTACAGGTTCTGGGTAGAATTAAGGCTATGTCGCCGGAAGCTGAAGTGATTGTTATAACAGGTCACGGCGACATGGAACTTGCTATCAAAGCGTTGAATCTTGATGCAACTGATTTTCTGAACAAGCCTGTAAAGCGCGAAGATCTTGAAAAAGCTTTGCAGCTTTCGGCTGAAAGGCGGAAATTTGTAAGCGGTAAGCGTGACGATGTGCAGTTAAATCTTGAAGATGAAATTGCTGTGATCAATGTGATAGGCAGTCTTACTTCAAAATCTGATGGATCTATACATGATGTTTTTGACGAGGCCCTTAGTAGTGGGCGTAAAGATATTTTGATGATTTTTCAGGAAAAGACCTCGATCAACGGTGGGGGAATGGATTCCCTGATCAAAGGGGTTGAAAAAGTCCGTTCGCGTGGCTGTAATCTTTATATTGCAGGTCTGTCGGATAATTTCCATGCAGTGTTTGACTCAATGGGTATAAGTTCTATGGCCTCGATGTATGATACTGAGGCAGAGGCTCGAGCTAATATTTAA
- a CDS encoding ATP-binding protein: MKRFSNLSLKNKIFFSTLGVILMISAVIALLARGILVSSLTSELELRGVAIAHSIAERGGGFILDKKYPQLLSLVFDEATLGERQHLITYIFVLGKKGEVLCHTFTTPFPENLDKVNTVSASEHKSVRLIDFGKNSAYDIAVPIREGLYRIGTVHVGLSKVHIDKLVSTLRITFLGFISGVVVIIFIISHRLAKYITRPVAKLTRVSDELSRGNFDIGLDMLSSDGGWDASQCPVYHDTDFPCWHFDQALSVSERSVNNNRNLQQCRNCHFYIKRKGDEVVQLADSFKNMVWSIKLYRRRLRDSEEKYKSMFDSGPDPILVISCSDFKILDTNPRVSELYGYSKEELIGEDFLRLGPESNLECIKAFEEYGGPAGCIYYPKILHLKKDGRPVYVNMHACPISYKSNPSMIVAITDITEIIEKDAQLVQAAKMKSLGEMSAGVAHEVNQPLNAIKMGSEYLALMAERGRDVPAEQLSEVAKEVSAQVDRAAEIINALRAFGRKADFKTDKININEPLRSVFTLVTRQFELQNIVFQLDLAENLPLIVAQDNRLQQVFFNLVNNARDAISEKRETLGGESDEYIKISTYEENSQVCIRVSDTGVGITEEVRNKIFEPFFSTKEVGYGMGLGLAITYGIVRDYRGKVDIESVSGKGATFIISFPVANEEA, encoded by the coding sequence ATGAAAAGATTTTCTAATTTGAGTCTCAAGAACAAAATTTTCTTTTCCACTCTAGGCGTAATCCTTATGATCAGTGCGGTTATTGCTCTTCTGGCTAGAGGTATTCTTGTATCCTCTTTGACTTCAGAGCTGGAATTGCGCGGTGTCGCCATTGCCCACTCAATTGCTGAGCGGGGAGGCGGATTTATACTGGATAAAAAATATCCGCAGTTACTTAGTCTAGTGTTTGATGAAGCGACTCTTGGAGAACGGCAGCATCTCATCACGTATATTTTTGTGCTGGGCAAAAAGGGAGAAGTTTTATGTCATACTTTTACAACTCCTTTTCCTGAAAATCTGGACAAAGTTAATACTGTGTCTGCGAGCGAACATAAGTCGGTCCGCTTAATCGATTTCGGGAAAAATTCGGCTTACGATATAGCTGTTCCCATCAGAGAAGGGTTGTACCGTATCGGAACTGTGCATGTTGGCCTTAGCAAAGTTCATATTGATAAACTTGTGTCGACGTTGCGTATAACTTTCTTAGGTTTTATTTCCGGCGTTGTTGTCATCATTTTTATAATCAGTCATAGGCTTGCCAAGTATATTACTCGTCCTGTTGCGAAACTCACACGGGTTTCGGATGAATTGTCGCGGGGTAATTTTGATATCGGACTTGATATGCTGTCCAGCGACGGAGGTTGGGACGCTTCGCAGTGTCCTGTATATCATGATACTGATTTTCCTTGCTGGCATTTTGATCAGGCATTGTCTGTAAGTGAGAGGAGTGTTAATAATAATAGAAATTTACAACAGTGCAGAAATTGTCATTTTTATATAAAGCGTAAAGGCGACGAAGTTGTTCAGCTTGCTGACAGTTTTAAAAATATGGTTTGGTCAATTAAACTGTATCGTCGTCGTTTGCGTGACTCAGAAGAAAAGTATAAATCTATGTTTGATAGCGGACCGGATCCTATTCTTGTTATTTCCTGCTCTGATTTTAAGATTCTGGATACCAATCCTAGAGTCTCTGAATTGTATGGTTATTCCAAAGAGGAACTTATCGGCGAAGACTTTTTACGACTTGGACCGGAGTCAAACCTTGAATGTATCAAGGCTTTCGAAGAGTATGGAGGGCCGGCCGGATGTATTTATTATCCCAAAATACTTCATCTTAAAAAAGATGGAAGACCTGTTTATGTAAATATGCACGCTTGTCCTATTTCGTATAAAAGCAACCCTTCGATGATTGTGGCAATTACTGATATCACTGAAATTATTGAAAAGGATGCACAGCTCGTGCAGGCTGCGAAGATGAAGTCGCTCGGTGAGATGTCCGCAGGGGTGGCGCATGAAGTAAATCAGCCGCTCAATGCAATTAAGATGGGTAGCGAATACCTGGCTCTTATGGCTGAGCGGGGGCGTGATGTTCCGGCTGAGCAGTTGAGTGAAGTTGCAAAAGAAGTAAGTGCACAGGTTGACAGGGCTGCGGAGATCATCAATGCGCTGAGAGCTTTTGGGCGCAAGGCCGATTTTAAGACGGATAAAATCAACATAAACGAGCCCTTGCGGAGCGTTTTTACTTTGGTAACCCGTCAGTTCGAATTGCAAAATATTGTATTTCAATTGGATTTGGCCGAAAATTTGCCACTTATCGTTGCACAGGATAATAGGTTGCAGCAGGTATTCTTTAATCTTGTAAATAATGCCCGTGATGCTATTTCCGAGAAGAGAGAGACTCTTGGGGGTGAAAGTGATGAATACATTAAAATCAGCACTTATGAGGAAAACTCGCAGGTCTGTATCCGGGTATCTGACACAGGGGTAGGGATTACCGAAGAAGTTCGTAATAAAATTTTTGAGCCTTTTTTTAGTACCAAAGAAGTAGGATATGGGATGGGGTTGGGGCTTGCCATCACGTATGGCATAGTACGGGATTACAGGGGGAAAGTTGATATTGAAAGCGTGTCTGGGAAAGGCGCAACTTTCATAATTTCTTTTCCGGTTGCTAATGAAGAAGCGTAG
- a CDS encoding ABC transporter substrate-binding protein, giving the protein MKRCLLLLLFLLAACDRGVPVTVHEDENPGVFPDKVVLGSSLALEGHASYLGTQTLHGALAYINNVNSEGGVHGRQLKLVSYDDSYDPPKCLINTQRLIIEDKVFALFGYVGTPTTVKVLPLVAAARIPLLGMFTGANALRNPFNRYIINVRPSYYQETQQAVRHMVQDLGLTKIAVFYQYDAFGFDGLTGTELALKDLGLEPIARGSYTRGSLDVAEGVARIKDSGAQAVFLIGTTTPCIKFINELGANGVHPVYYTVSFIGAREFARNLCKNDDDAVIMSQVVPPFTLPDDLTHSEAAEYITALKLSYPDDTPNLVGLEGFFNARVLVEGLRRAGPELTRDKFIQAIESMNKFEIAPGITISFDGKDHQGMDKIYFTRFSDGRFEVMDNWDSLRRSTLR; this is encoded by the coding sequence ATGAAACGGTGTTTGTTATTGCTTCTTTTTTTACTCGCTGCCTGCGACAGGGGTGTTCCTGTTACAGTGCATGAGGACGAAAATCCCGGAGTTTTTCCTGATAAAGTAGTGTTGGGATCCTCTCTGGCACTTGAAGGACATGCGAGTTATCTCGGTACACAAACTCTTCATGGGGCGCTTGCTTATATAAATAATGTAAATTCGGAAGGAGGAGTTCATGGCCGGCAGCTTAAGCTTGTTTCATATGACGATTCTTATGATCCTCCCAAGTGCCTAATAAATACTCAGCGATTGATTATTGAAGATAAAGTTTTCGCGCTGTTCGGTTATGTCGGAACACCTACAACGGTTAAGGTTCTGCCATTGGTGGCTGCCGCGCGTATACCTTTACTGGGGATGTTTACCGGGGCAAATGCTCTGAGAAATCCTTTTAATCGTTATATTATTAATGTTCGTCCCTCGTATTATCAGGAGACGCAGCAAGCTGTCCGCCATATGGTACAGGATTTGGGGCTGACTAAAATTGCTGTTTTTTATCAGTATGATGCTTTTGGGTTTGACGGTCTTACCGGAACAGAATTAGCTTTGAAAGATTTAGGTCTTGAGCCGATAGCCCGTGGATCGTACACAAGAGGTTCTCTGGATGTAGCGGAGGGCGTTGCACGTATTAAGGATTCTGGAGCGCAGGCTGTATTTTTAATCGGGACGACTACTCCATGTATAAAATTTATTAACGAGCTCGGGGCTAATGGAGTTCATCCTGTTTATTATACAGTATCGTTTATCGGAGCTAGAGAGTTTGCGCGTAATTTGTGCAAAAATGATGATGACGCAGTGATCATGTCTCAGGTTGTGCCTCCCTTTACCCTGCCCGATGATCTTACTCATTCTGAAGCCGCAGAGTATATTACTGCTCTGAAGCTTTCTTATCCTGATGATACTCCCAATCTGGTTGGTCTTGAGGGGTTTTTTAATGCCCGGGTTCTTGTTGAAGGATTGCGGCGTGCCGGGCCAGAGTTGACAAGGGATAAATTTATTCAGGCTATTGAATCTATGAACAAGTTTGAGATTGCTCCGGGAATTACAATTTCATTTGACGGTAAAGATCATCAAGGGATGGATAAGATTTATTTTACCCGCTTCAGTGATGGGCGATTTGAAGTTATGGATAATTGGGATTCGCTCCGACGGAGTACTTTACGATGA
- a CDS encoding response regulator transcription factor: MTGKILVVDDEVHIRMLLEQTLEELEDDYDVELLTAENGEEGLDLIRAERPDLVFLDIMMPYMNGYEVCQEVREDPELSSVKIILLTAKGQEVDRKHGLELGAERYMTKPFDPDEILEVAKTILQLDQ; this comes from the coding sequence ATGACCGGAAAAATTCTAGTTGTGGACGATGAAGTTCACATCAGAATGCTTCTAGAGCAAACTTTAGAAGAACTGGAAGATGATTACGATGTCGAGCTTCTAACCGCTGAAAACGGTGAAGAAGGTCTGGATCTTATACGTGCTGAGCGTCCCGATCTGGTTTTTCTAGACATAATGATGCCATACATGAACGGTTACGAAGTATGTCAGGAAGTTCGCGAAGATCCTGAATTGTCCTCAGTTAAAATAATACTTTTAACGGCAAAAGGGCAGGAAGTAGACAGGAAGCATGGGCTGGAACTTGGAGCTGAAAGATACATGACTAAGCCATTCGACCCTGATGAAATTCTTGAAGTTGCAAAAACAATTCTACAACTTGATCAATGA